One window of Robiginitalea biformata HTCC2501 genomic DNA carries:
- a CDS encoding zinc metallopeptidase — protein MMGYYILIGAIALVSWLVSNKLKSKFRHYSKVQLRNGMSGAEIAEKMLADHGIRDVKVVSASGMLTDHYNPRNKTVNLSEGVYSQRNAAAAAVAAHECGHAVQHAQAYEWLTLRSRLVPVVSITSGLSMWVVFGGLILGAASGAGMGFYIAVAGLIMMGLATLFSFITLPVEYDASNRALAWLKQKNMVTPDEYKGSEDALKWAARTYLVAAIGSLATLVYWGLQVFGGRD, from the coding sequence ATGATGGGATATTATATACTGATCGGCGCCATTGCCCTGGTGAGCTGGCTGGTCAGCAATAAACTGAAATCAAAATTCCGCCATTATTCCAAGGTGCAATTGCGCAATGGGATGAGCGGGGCCGAAATTGCGGAAAAGATGCTGGCGGACCACGGTATCCGGGATGTTAAGGTGGTGAGTGCTTCCGGGATGCTCACCGACCACTACAACCCGAGGAACAAGACGGTGAACCTGAGCGAGGGCGTCTATAGCCAGCGAAATGCTGCCGCTGCCGCAGTAGCCGCCCACGAATGCGGACACGCCGTCCAGCATGCCCAGGCCTATGAGTGGCTGACGTTGCGTTCCCGCCTGGTCCCCGTGGTGAGTATCACTTCCGGGCTGTCCATGTGGGTGGTGTTTGGCGGGTTGATCCTGGGGGCCGCTTCGGGTGCCGGGATGGGCTTTTACATCGCCGTGGCGGGCCTGATTATGATGGGCCTGGCTACGCTGTTCAGCTTTATCACCCTCCCTGTGGAATACGATGCCAGTAACCGCGCACTCGCCTGGCTGAAACAAAAAAACATGGTTACCCCGGACGAGTACAAAGGATCCGAAGATGCCCTAAAATGGGCGGCGCGAACCTACCTGGTAGCAGCCATCGGTTCCCTGGCCACCCTGGTCTATTGGGGGCTGCAGGTATTTGGCGGAAGGGATTGA
- a CDS encoding DUF423 domain-containing protein — protein MNKTIVIAGAALGLTGVALGALGAHALREQLEPVALESFQTGVRYQMYHALFLLFLGVERTLGEGTRKWTFRFILGGTLCFSFSIYLLSTSGITGWDFSSIGWVTPVGGLLLLTGWGLLLYRVFRLTGR, from the coding sequence GTGAACAAAACAATTGTTATTGCCGGGGCGGCCCTCGGACTCACAGGCGTGGCCCTGGGCGCCCTGGGCGCGCACGCACTCCGGGAGCAGTTGGAACCCGTCGCCCTGGAGAGTTTTCAGACGGGTGTCCGGTACCAAATGTACCACGCCCTCTTTCTCTTGTTTCTCGGGGTGGAGCGCACCCTGGGGGAAGGAACGCGAAAATGGACTTTCCGGTTTATCCTGGGCGGCACCCTCTGCTTTTCATTTTCGATCTACCTGCTGAGCACTTCGGGGATCACCGGCTGGGATTTCAGTTCCATCGGCTGGGTAACCCCGGTAGGGGGGCTCCTCCTCCTTACAGGCTGGGGATTACTGCTTTACCGAGTTTTCCGGTTAACCGGCAGATAA
- the leuS gene encoding leucine--tRNA ligase, translated as MQYNFKEIESRWQQYWADNQTFQAEFPSDNPKFYALTMFPYPSGAGLHVGHPLGYIACDIYSRFKRHQGYNVLQPMGYDSFGLPAEQYAIQTGQHPAITTEANIARYREQLDALGFSYDWSREVRTSNPGYYRWTQWVFMQLFDSWYDRETDKARPIRELVDRFESGGNAAVDAVCDADTPEFSASDWQGFDRADQQRMLLKYRLTYLAEAEVNWCPELGTVLANDEVVNGVSERGGFPVVRKKMTQWMMRITAYAQRLLDGLDEIDWPQPLKDAQTNWIGRSVGASVIFKTVPNAHQAESFDIEVFTTRPDTIFGVSFMTLAPEHELVGRITTPEQQEEVQAYIEATSRRSERDRMADVKTVSGAFTGAYAAHPLTGEPVPVWIGDYVLAGYGTGAVMSVPCGDQRDYDFAKHFELPIPNIFEGVSLEEGAYEEKDGVVIAQSGFISGLGREAATRKVVDALEEKGLGRGTINYRLRDAVFSRQRYWGEPFPVYYDADGLPRLLPEHCLPLELPEVEKYLPTETGEPPLGNATRWAWDTEKEAVVENSRIDRKTVFPLELNTMPGWAGSSQYFNRYMDPGNDQALVSEEAIGYWEDVDLYIGGSEHATGHLLYSRFWQKFMFDRGWVPKDEYAQKLINQGMILGTSALMYRKSGTQTYLSKGLADREATDAIRVDVGLVNASDALDLAGLKEWQPQYEDAEFVGEDGEFYVDREVEKMSKSKYNVVNPDEICEEYGADALRMYEMFLGPLEQSKPWNTAGLSGVYGFLKKFWRLFHQGPDRTFEVLDDTPSAADLKTLHKTIKKVTEDIEAFSFNTSVSTFMICANELTASNCRSRAVLEPLVVLIEPYAPHMAEELWHQLGHSESVAREPYPVYDEKYLIESSKEYPISFNGKMRFTLELPLDMSKEEIEKTVLANEKTRQQLAGRTPKKVIVVPGKIVNIVG; from the coding sequence ATGCAGTACAATTTTAAGGAAATCGAGTCCCGGTGGCAGCAATATTGGGCCGATAACCAGACGTTTCAAGCGGAGTTCCCTTCCGATAATCCCAAGTTCTATGCGCTGACGATGTTCCCGTATCCCTCGGGCGCGGGATTACATGTCGGCCACCCGCTGGGCTACATCGCCTGCGACATCTATTCGCGTTTCAAAAGGCACCAGGGTTACAACGTACTACAGCCCATGGGGTATGATTCCTTTGGGTTGCCGGCCGAACAATACGCCATCCAGACCGGCCAGCACCCGGCCATCACCACGGAGGCGAATATCGCCCGTTACAGGGAGCAGTTGGATGCCCTGGGATTCTCCTACGACTGGAGCCGCGAGGTGCGGACTTCGAACCCGGGGTACTACCGGTGGACCCAGTGGGTCTTTATGCAGCTTTTCGATTCCTGGTACGACCGGGAGACCGATAAGGCACGGCCCATCCGGGAGCTTGTCGATCGCTTTGAATCCGGGGGGAACGCCGCCGTGGATGCGGTATGCGATGCGGACACACCGGAATTTTCCGCGTCCGACTGGCAGGGTTTTGACCGGGCGGACCAACAGCGCATGCTGTTGAAGTACCGGCTTACCTACCTGGCCGAGGCAGAGGTAAACTGGTGCCCGGAATTGGGGACGGTACTCGCCAATGACGAAGTGGTCAACGGGGTATCCGAACGGGGGGGCTTCCCGGTGGTGCGCAAAAAGATGACCCAGTGGATGATGCGGATTACCGCCTATGCCCAGCGGCTGCTGGACGGGTTGGACGAAATTGACTGGCCCCAGCCCCTGAAGGATGCCCAGACAAACTGGATCGGCCGCTCGGTCGGGGCTTCGGTGATTTTTAAAACCGTGCCAAACGCCCATCAGGCCGAATCCTTCGACATTGAGGTATTCACCACCCGGCCCGATACGATCTTCGGGGTGAGCTTTATGACGCTGGCGCCCGAGCACGAGCTGGTGGGACGGATCACCACCCCGGAGCAGCAGGAGGAAGTGCAGGCGTATATCGAAGCCACTTCCCGCCGTTCGGAACGCGACCGCATGGCGGATGTGAAAACCGTATCCGGGGCCTTTACCGGGGCCTATGCGGCCCATCCCCTCACCGGGGAGCCCGTGCCGGTCTGGATCGGGGATTACGTGCTGGCAGGATACGGTACCGGGGCGGTGATGTCGGTGCCTTGCGGGGACCAGCGGGACTACGATTTTGCGAAACATTTCGAGCTGCCCATCCCGAATATCTTTGAGGGGGTGTCCCTGGAAGAGGGGGCTTATGAAGAGAAGGACGGGGTGGTGATTGCCCAATCCGGTTTTATCAGCGGCCTGGGGCGGGAAGCCGCCACCCGGAAGGTGGTCGACGCCCTGGAGGAAAAAGGCCTGGGCAGAGGGACCATCAACTACCGCCTGCGCGACGCGGTATTCAGCCGGCAGCGATACTGGGGGGAACCATTCCCCGTATACTACGACGCAGACGGGTTGCCCCGCCTGTTGCCGGAGCACTGCCTCCCTCTGGAACTGCCCGAAGTGGAAAAATACCTGCCCACGGAAACCGGGGAACCCCCACTGGGGAACGCCACCCGATGGGCCTGGGATACCGAAAAGGAAGCCGTGGTGGAGAATTCCCGGATAGACCGCAAAACCGTGTTCCCGCTGGAATTAAACACCATGCCGGGTTGGGCGGGAAGTTCCCAGTACTTCAACCGGTACATGGACCCGGGCAACGACCAGGCCCTGGTCTCTGAAGAAGCTATCGGCTATTGGGAGGACGTGGACCTGTACATAGGCGGAAGCGAACACGCCACGGGCCACCTGCTGTACTCGCGGTTCTGGCAAAAATTTATGTTCGATCGCGGCTGGGTGCCCAAAGACGAATATGCCCAAAAGCTGATCAACCAGGGGATGATCCTCGGCACGAGTGCGCTGATGTACCGCAAAAGCGGCACGCAGACATATCTCAGCAAAGGACTGGCGGATCGTGAAGCGACAGATGCCATACGCGTGGACGTCGGTCTGGTGAATGCATCCGATGCGCTGGACCTGGCTGGCCTGAAAGAGTGGCAGCCCCAATATGAAGACGCGGAATTTGTTGGGGAAGACGGGGAATTCTACGTGGATCGAGAAGTTGAGAAAATGTCCAAGTCCAAGTACAATGTCGTCAACCCGGACGAGATCTGCGAGGAGTACGGGGCGGATGCGCTGCGGATGTACGAGATGTTCCTCGGGCCCCTGGAACAGTCCAAACCCTGGAACACGGCCGGCCTTAGCGGGGTGTATGGTTTTCTGAAAAAATTCTGGCGCCTTTTCCACCAGGGGCCGGACCGCACCTTTGAGGTATTGGATGACACGCCCTCCGCGGCAGACCTGAAAACGCTGCACAAGACCATCAAAAAGGTAACCGAGGACATCGAGGCCTTCTCCTTCAACACGTCCGTCTCCACGTTTATGATTTGCGCCAACGAACTAACCGCGAGCAACTGCCGGTCTCGCGCCGTGCTGGAACCGCTGGTGGTGCTCATTGAGCCCTACGCGCCCCACATGGCCGAGGAACTCTGGCATCAATTGGGGCACTCGGAATCCGTGGCGCGGGAACCCTATCCGGTTTACGACGAGAAGTACCTGATAGAGAGCAGCAAGGAATACCCCATTTCCTTCAACGGTAAAATGCGCTTCACCCTGGAACTCCCCCTGGATATGAGCAAGGAGGAAATCGAAAAGACCGTGCTGGCCAACGAAAAAACCCGGCAGCAACTCGCGGGCCGGACCCCCAAAAAGGTCATCGTCGTGCCCGGCAAAATTGTCAACATCGTCGGATAG
- a CDS encoding uroporphyrinogen-III synthase — MKVKTILVSQPEPKMENSPYSRLIEKEKVKVDFRPFIHVEGVDAKAVRQQKIDISKYTAIILTSRNSVDHFFRIAEEMRFKVPDTMKYFCQSEAVAYYLQKYVVYRKRKIYVGKRNFVDLLPLFKKYKDEVYLLPSSDVLKPQVPETLDQAGINWTRGIFYRTVISDLSDLRNVYYDILVFFSPSGIESLLKNFPDFEQNNTRIAVFGNSTINAATDAGLRIDIKAPTPETPSMTMALQKYINDVNKK, encoded by the coding sequence ATGAAGGTAAAGACGATTCTGGTTTCACAACCGGAACCAAAAATGGAGAATAGCCCGTATTCCAGGCTCATTGAAAAGGAAAAAGTTAAAGTAGATTTCAGACCGTTTATCCATGTGGAAGGGGTAGATGCCAAAGCCGTCCGACAGCAAAAGATCGATATTTCCAAGTACACGGCCATCATCCTGACAAGCCGGAATTCCGTAGACCATTTTTTCCGGATTGCAGAGGAAATGCGCTTTAAGGTGCCGGATACTATGAAGTACTTCTGCCAGTCCGAGGCGGTGGCTTATTACCTCCAGAAATACGTGGTTTACCGCAAGCGGAAAATCTATGTCGGGAAGCGCAATTTCGTAGACCTGCTCCCGCTTTTCAAGAAATACAAGGACGAGGTGTACCTGCTGCCCTCTTCGGATGTGCTTAAGCCCCAGGTGCCGGAAACCCTGGACCAGGCCGGCATCAACTGGACCCGCGGCATCTTTTACCGCACCGTAATCAGCGACCTGTCGGACCTGAGGAATGTCTACTACGACATCCTGGTGTTCTTCAGCCCGTCGGGCATTGAATCCCTGCTGAAGAACTTCCCGGACTTTGAACAGAACAACACCCGGATCGCTGTCTTCGGCAACTCCACCATCAATGCCGCCACGGACGCAGGGCTCCGCATCGACATCAAGGCCCCGACGCCCGAAACCCCGTCCATGACGATGGCCCTCCAGAAGTATATCAACGACGTCAACAAGAAATAA
- a CDS encoding saccharopine dehydrogenase family protein, translating into MSKQILVVGAGKSSSYLLHYLLGKSGEKDLRLVIADKHPDQLPKAVSDHPRTEIVSLDIARAEARRKAVGASDIVISMLPAALHIDIARDCLEFGKHLVTASYISPQMRELDSEVRKKGLVFMNEIGLDPGIDHMSAMQVIDRIKSRGGKILLFESFTGGLVSPQSDTNLWNYKFTWNPRNVVVAGQGGAAKFKQEGTYKYIPYHKLFRRTEFLEIEGYGTFEAYANRDSLSYREDYGLQDALTLYRGTMRRVGFSRAWNIFVQLGMTDDSYRIENSRGMSYRDFTNLFLPYSPTDSVELKLRHYLKIDQDDIIWGKLLEIHLFDRDRTITLENATPAQILQEILEASWTLGPDDRDMIVMYHKFGYQLDGRKHQLDSNMVVLGENKRLTAMSKTVGLPVAMATLLILEGTYDTPGVQIPKDPGIYEPVLAELAANGIAFREYDVPYLGYNPDSVAS; encoded by the coding sequence ATGTCAAAACAAATCCTGGTGGTTGGGGCTGGCAAATCCTCATCCTACCTGCTGCATTACCTCCTCGGCAAGTCTGGCGAAAAAGACCTCCGGCTGGTGATTGCCGATAAACACCCCGATCAGCTCCCCAAAGCGGTGAGCGATCATCCCAGAACCGAAATAGTCTCCCTGGACATCGCCCGGGCGGAAGCGCGCCGCAAAGCGGTCGGCGCGTCTGATATCGTTATTTCCATGCTTCCGGCCGCCCTGCATATCGACATTGCCCGGGATTGCCTGGAATTCGGGAAGCACCTGGTCACCGCCTCGTATATCAGCCCGCAAATGCGGGAACTGGATTCCGAAGTTCGCAAAAAAGGCCTCGTTTTTATGAACGAGATTGGCCTGGACCCCGGCATCGACCACATGAGCGCCATGCAGGTCATCGACCGGATCAAATCCCGGGGGGGCAAAATCCTCCTGTTCGAATCTTTTACCGGCGGGTTGGTCTCCCCCCAGAGCGATACAAACCTCTGGAACTACAAATTTACCTGGAATCCCCGAAATGTGGTAGTGGCGGGCCAGGGGGGTGCGGCCAAATTCAAGCAGGAAGGCACCTACAAGTACATCCCGTACCACAAACTTTTCCGGCGGACCGAATTTCTTGAAATCGAAGGGTACGGCACATTCGAGGCCTACGCAAACCGGGACTCCCTCAGCTACCGGGAAGATTACGGCCTGCAGGATGCCCTCACGCTCTACCGGGGGACCATGCGGCGGGTGGGGTTCTCCCGCGCGTGGAACATCTTTGTGCAGCTCGGCATGACCGACGACAGCTACCGGATTGAAAATTCCCGGGGGATGTCCTACCGGGATTTTACGAACCTGTTCCTTCCCTATTCCCCTACGGATTCGGTGGAACTCAAACTCCGGCACTACCTGAAAATCGATCAGGACGATATCATCTGGGGCAAGCTGCTGGAGATCCACCTCTTTGACCGGGACCGAACCATCACCCTGGAGAATGCAACGCCGGCCCAGATCCTGCAGGAAATCCTGGAGGCCAGCTGGACGCTGGGGCCCGACGACCGGGATATGATCGTCATGTACCATAAATTTGGCTACCAGCTGGATGGCAGGAAGCACCAACTCGACTCGAATATGGTGGTGCTCGGGGAAAACAAGCGCCTGACAGCCATGTCCAAGACGGTCGGGCTGCCCGTGGCGATGGCCACCCTGCTGATCCTGGAGGGCACCTATGATACCCCCGGGGTGCAGATCCCGAAAGACCCCGGTATTTACGAGCCCGTACTGGCAGAACTGGCGGCAAACGGCATCGCCTTCCGGGAGTACGATGTCCCCTATTTGGGATACAATCCGGATTCGGTGGCTAGCTGA
- the ald gene encoding alanine dehydrogenase, with protein sequence MIIGIPKEIKNNESRVGMTPAGVMELVHNGHTVHVQSGAGAGSGFSDDDYKKVGAHILDTIGQVYTLSEMIVKVKEPIREEYDMVQKGQVVFTYFHFASSQRLTQAMIDSRAVCIAYETVEDSDGTLPLLTPMSEVAGRMAIQQGAKYLEKPKKGRGVLLGGVPGVPPGRVLVLGAGTVGIQAAKMAAGLGAHVTMLDINMKRLRYVNDVMPSHVVTEYSNEYNIRKHIRTHDLIVGGVLLKGARAPKLITRDMLRCMRPGTVIVDVAVDQGGCVETTRPTTHENPEYIVDDVVHYCVANMPGAVPYTSTLALTNVTLPYVLNLANKGWEAACAADASLKKGLNIVDGQVVYSEISEAFDLSARVLV encoded by the coding sequence ATGATTATCGGGATCCCAAAAGAGATTAAAAACAACGAGAGCCGGGTCGGGATGACGCCGGCCGGCGTCATGGAACTGGTCCACAACGGGCATACGGTACACGTGCAATCGGGTGCCGGGGCGGGAAGCGGTTTCTCGGACGATGATTACAAAAAAGTCGGGGCGCATATCCTGGATACCATCGGTCAGGTGTATACCCTGAGCGAGATGATCGTCAAGGTCAAGGAGCCTATCCGGGAGGAATACGACATGGTGCAGAAGGGCCAGGTGGTTTTCACCTATTTCCACTTCGCCTCCAGCCAGCGGCTCACCCAGGCGATGATCGACAGCCGGGCCGTTTGTATTGCCTATGAGACCGTCGAGGATTCGGACGGGACGCTGCCGCTGCTCACGCCCATGTCCGAGGTGGCCGGGCGGATGGCCATCCAGCAGGGGGCCAAATACCTGGAGAAGCCCAAGAAGGGACGCGGCGTGCTTCTGGGCGGGGTGCCCGGGGTGCCCCCGGGGCGGGTCCTCGTGCTCGGCGCCGGTACCGTGGGGATCCAGGCGGCCAAAATGGCAGCAGGCCTCGGGGCCCACGTAACCATGCTCGATATCAACATGAAACGGCTGCGGTACGTCAACGACGTAATGCCCAGCCATGTGGTCACCGAATATTCCAATGAATACAACATCCGCAAGCATATCCGGACGCACGACCTCATCGTGGGCGGCGTCCTCCTCAAGGGGGCCCGGGCCCCGAAGCTCATCACCCGGGACATGCTTCGCTGCATGCGGCCGGGGACGGTCATTGTGGACGTGGCCGTAGACCAGGGGGGCTGTGTGGAGACTACCCGGCCCACTACCCACGAGAACCCGGAATATATTGTCGACGACGTGGTGCATTACTGCGTCGCGAACATGCCGGGAGCGGTACCCTATACGTCCACTCTGGCGTTGACCAACGTTACCCTCCCCTATGTGCTGAACCTGGCCAACAAAGGCTGGGAGGCCGCCTGTGCCGCCGATGCATCCCTGAAAAAAGGGCTGAATATCGTAGATGGGCAGGTAGTCTATTCGGAAATCAGCGAGGCCTTCGACCTGAGTGCCCGTGTCCTGGTCTGA
- the pckA gene encoding phosphoenolpyruvate carboxykinase (ATP), whose product MSTSTSQTKSISLKAYGITSDTVHYQLPADELHRITIEKGMGREADSGALAVETGEFTGRSPKDRFIVKDDITADRVWWGDINIPFEPAAFDRLYDKVVSYLSDREVYVRDCFACADPEYRMGIRVVNEYPWSNLFVYNMFIRPEAGELKGFDPEWTVINAPGFKADPAVDGTRQHNFAILNFSRKVALIGGTGYTGEIKKGIFSALNFILPVFRDTLPMHCSANVGESGETAIFFGLSGTGKTTLSTDPTRKLIGDDEHGWTPDNKIFNFEGGCYAKVINLSSESEPEIYQAIRKGAILENVRLNPDGEVDYSDTSITQNTRVSYPIHHIENRQEPSVGKNPRHIFFLTADAFGVIPPISRLTPAQAAYHFISGYTAKVAGTEAGVDEPVPSFSACFGAPFMPLHPTVYAEMLSRKMQEAGTNVWLVNTGWTGGPYGVGSRMKLKYTRAMIHAALSGQLGLYTYDTYHIHSVFGVAQPRKCPGVPTEVLSPRATWNDDKAYYTMAFKLTNAFRENFKKFEQYATEEIRRGGPQRYAF is encoded by the coding sequence ATGAGTACATCCACCTCGCAGACGAAATCGATTTCGTTGAAAGCGTACGGAATTACCTCAGACACGGTACACTATCAATTGCCGGCAGACGAATTGCACCGAATCACCATTGAAAAAGGCATGGGACGGGAAGCGGATTCCGGAGCGCTTGCAGTGGAAACAGGCGAGTTTACGGGCCGCTCCCCCAAGGACCGCTTTATCGTAAAAGACGACATCACCGCGGACCGGGTATGGTGGGGGGATATCAATATTCCGTTTGAACCTGCGGCCTTTGACCGGCTCTACGACAAAGTAGTCAGTTACCTGAGCGACCGGGAGGTGTATGTGCGGGATTGTTTTGCATGCGCGGACCCGGAATACCGGATGGGAATCCGCGTGGTCAACGAGTACCCGTGGTCCAACCTTTTTGTATACAACATGTTTATCCGACCGGAGGCCGGGGAACTCAAGGGGTTCGACCCGGAGTGGACGGTAATCAATGCCCCTGGTTTTAAGGCCGACCCGGCGGTGGACGGGACGCGGCAGCACAATTTTGCCATACTGAATTTCAGCCGCAAGGTGGCGTTGATCGGCGGAACAGGGTATACCGGGGAAATCAAGAAGGGAATTTTTTCGGCATTGAATTTTATCCTCCCGGTTTTCCGGGATACGCTGCCCATGCACTGCTCGGCAAACGTGGGGGAATCCGGGGAAACTGCCATCTTTTTTGGCCTGTCCGGCACGGGAAAGACCACCCTGTCAACGGATCCCACGCGGAAGCTCATCGGGGATGACGAGCACGGATGGACCCCGGACAACAAGATCTTTAATTTTGAAGGGGGTTGTTATGCCAAGGTCATCAACCTCTCTTCGGAAAGCGAGCCCGAAATCTACCAGGCCATCCGGAAAGGGGCCATCCTGGAGAACGTCCGGCTCAACCCGGACGGTGAGGTCGATTACTCGGATACGAGCATTACCCAGAACACCCGCGTGAGCTATCCGATTCACCACATTGAGAACCGGCAGGAACCCTCTGTGGGAAAGAATCCCCGGCACATCTTTTTCCTGACCGCCGATGCCTTTGGGGTGATCCCGCCCATCTCCCGGCTCACACCGGCCCAGGCTGCCTACCATTTTATATCGGGTTATACGGCCAAGGTGGCGGGTACCGAAGCGGGTGTGGACGAACCGGTCCCTTCGTTTTCCGCCTGTTTCGGGGCACCTTTTATGCCGCTGCACCCAACGGTGTATGCCGAGATGCTCAGCCGGAAGATGCAGGAGGCCGGCACAAATGTCTGGTTGGTGAATACCGGCTGGACAGGTGGGCCATACGGGGTTGGTAGCCGGATGAAGCTCAAGTATACCCGGGCGATGATCCACGCGGCCCTGAGTGGCCAGTTGGGGCTGTACACCTATGATACCTACCACATTCACTCCGTATTTGGGGTAGCCCAGCCGCGTAAGTGCCCGGGGGTGCCCACGGAGGTCCTGAGTCCGCGGGCTACCTGGAACGACGATAAAGCCTATTACACGATGGCCTTCAAGCTCACAAATGCCTTCCGGGAAAACTTCAAGAAATTTGAGCAGTACGCCACAGAGGAAATCCGCCGGGGCGGGCCGCAGCGATACGCATTTTGA
- a CDS encoding Lrp/AsnC ligand binding domain-containing protein — translation MKSTNGNLHIDGIDKKILRYLMEDARKPILEIARNIGISGAAIHQRLRKLEKSGLLTGSKFVINPRVLGYTTMAYIGIFLDKAMSNPYAVRELEKIPEVLECHYTTGNWSILIKVLCRDNEHLMHLLNKKIQQIEGVSRTETFISLDQQIDRQISI, via the coding sequence ATGAAATCTACCAATGGGAACCTGCATATCGACGGGATCGACAAGAAAATCCTCAGATACCTGATGGAGGATGCCCGGAAACCCATACTCGAAATTGCACGGAATATCGGGATTTCGGGTGCCGCCATCCACCAGCGCCTTCGCAAACTCGAAAAATCCGGCCTGCTCACCGGTTCCAAGTTCGTTATCAACCCCCGGGTGCTGGGCTATACCACCATGGCGTACATCGGCATTTTCCTGGACAAGGCCATGAGCAACCCCTATGCGGTACGGGAACTCGAAAAAATCCCGGAAGTGCTCGAATGCCATTACACCACCGGCAACTGGTCCATCCTGATCAAGGTACTCTGCCGCGACAACGAACACCTCATGCACCTGCTGAATAAAAAAATCCAGCAAATTGAAGGGGTGTCCCGAACGGAGACCTTCATTTCGCTGGATCAGCAAATCGACCGTCAGATCAGTATCTGA
- a CDS encoding DUF4271 domain-containing protein — translation MEPVERYIASNDWITALLLLGLIALVFARSMFYSRFENFIILPFNNKYVVLYNKKGRLLSGFHIAMCVFQLLNLALFAYLAGLAFDGEMRWGTRFIFPVILGGLLVFTLLKVGAQLLAGYLFESEQLAASMVFSKLSYLNYSALILFAANLLLTYLTPQSQVVAGIGLFLLITINAIGWISVLKIHQKVIASQFFYFILYLCALEISPFLIISGLLKA, via the coding sequence ATGGAACCTGTCGAACGGTATATCGCTTCGAATGACTGGATCACGGCCCTGCTCCTCCTCGGGCTGATTGCCCTGGTATTCGCCCGCAGTATGTTCTACAGCCGCTTCGAGAATTTTATCATCCTGCCCTTTAACAATAAATACGTGGTGCTCTACAACAAAAAGGGGCGCCTGCTGAGCGGTTTCCACATCGCCATGTGTGTGTTCCAACTCCTGAACCTGGCCCTGTTTGCCTACCTGGCCGGGTTGGCCTTCGATGGGGAAATGCGGTGGGGTACCCGCTTCATCTTCCCGGTGATCCTCGGGGGCCTCCTGGTTTTTACGCTGCTGAAAGTCGGGGCGCAACTCCTTGCTGGCTACCTGTTTGAGTCGGAGCAACTGGCGGCATCCATGGTCTTCAGCAAGCTGAGTTATCTGAATTACAGCGCCCTGATACTATTTGCCGCCAACCTGCTGCTCACCTACCTGACCCCCCAGTCCCAGGTGGTTGCAGGCATCGGATTATTCCTGTTAATAACCATTAATGCCATCGGTTGGATCTCCGTGCTGAAAATTCATCAAAAGGTAATAGCATCGCAGTTTTTCTATTTTATTTTGTACCTTTGCGCACTTGAAATTTCCCCCTTTCTAATCATCTCAGGATTGCTAAAAGCTTGA